A segment of the Carya illinoinensis cultivar Pawnee chromosome 1, C.illinoinensisPawnee_v1, whole genome shotgun sequence genome:
AAAGAATCAAAGAGAGTTACTAAttttaggcctattagtctcTGCAATGTGCTATACAAGATTGTAGCCAAAGTGATCTCAAATAGACTTAAAACAGTTTTGCCAAACATTATTTCCCCAAGTCAAAGTGCTTTGGTTCCAAGTAGGATTATTACAGACAACATAGTGGTGGCATATGAAGTCTTACACACAATGACAACCAGAATGCAAGGCAAAGCAGGCTACATGGCTTTCAAGCTTGACATGAGTAAGACATATGATCGAGTGGAGTGAGAATTCTTAACCTCAGTCATGGCCAAATGGAAAACAACTTGATAGATCTGATAACAAGATGCATCTCCTCAGTTTTCTACTCAATACTGCTCAATGGTGAACCTCAACCCTTTTTCAAGCCTACCCGAGGTCTGAGGAAAGGGGATCCCCTATCCCCTTACCTTTTCATCCTGTGTGCTGAAGCTCTATCATGGTCACTCCACAAGGCAAAGAAGAAAGTGGCTATTTCTAGTGTTCCCATGGGAAAAGGTCCTACCCAGATCAGTCACCTTTTCTTTGCTGATGACAGCTTAATTTTCTGCAAGGCCAATTCCCTTGAATGGAGTAGGCTGATGGAGATCCTAAACCAATACGAATGTGCCTCTGGACAAGTGCTGAACAAGGAAAAGTCCTCTATTTACTTCAGCAAGAATACACCAGATGAAAACAAGAGGACAATACTATAGATAGATGGGGTTAAGGCCACAGGTACCTTTGAAAGATATCTTGGCCTCCCTGCCATGGTGGGCAAGAAGAAAAATGCTGCTTTCCATGGACTTATTGACAGAATATGGGCTAGAGTAACAAACTGGAAGACAAATTGCTTCTCAGTAGCTGGTAAAGAGGTACTTATCAAATTTGTCTTGCAAGCCATTCCCACCTATACCATGGGCATATTTCTTCTTCCTAAAACCATTACAGACAGGTTGAACAAACTactaagaaaattctggtggggtttCAATGAGGATCGTACCAAAATCCAATAGATCAAGTGGGACAGACTTAGCAAACCCAATGATCAGGGTGGACTAGGCTTCAGGAATTTCAGGAGTTTCAACTTGGCTTCCCTAGCTAAGTAGGGCTGGCAAGTCCTCATATGACCTAACTCTCTCCCTGCCCAAatactaaaacaaaaatactttgCCAATGGAGAGTtcttagatgaaaaaattgggGCTAAGACCCTCTCTAGTTTGGAGAAGCCTCAAAGCTGGAATGAGTCTTTCGAAAAAAGGACTCCAATGGAGAATTGGCAATGGCTTCAAAGTCAGAATATAGGAGGACAGGTGGCTGCCCAGACCTCACTTCCTCATCCCATGCCAAGACAGTAATGCAGAACCAGGAATAGCTCAGGTGTCTGATTTGGTAGATCATGAACTTAGGAGATGGAATGGCAACTTACTAAGCAAGCTATTCCCACAGGAAGTGGTGGACATCATTAGGTCAATCCCTATTAGTTTGGGCAATAGAGAGGATCGATTGGGATGGGGAGGCACTCCTAATGGCAAATTTACTGTTAAAAGTGCATACTATCCACATAGGGAACTACAAACCAATTTAGAAGATGTCACCTCCTGTAACTCGTCTCAAGAAGGCTCTTGGAAAACAATGTGGAAGATGGAAGTTCCTAATGGAGTCAGAATGTTCCTATGGAGGGCCTGCAATGAAGCATTACCCACACTCAGTAATCTGCTTAGAAGGAAGATTTGTGAGTCCTCCCTGTGCCCAATATGTCAACTGGAGGAAGAGACATTAGGCCATGTCTTGTAGACCTGTGAAGCAGCTAGAGATGTTTGGGGGCAAGCAAGTAGACAGGTATAGAAATTGGCTCTAAATGAGACTGAGTTCAAGGAGATCTGGTACAAAATGACAAAAAGACTACCTAAacatgaattggatgaagctggtATGATAGCTCGCCAAATATGGACTAGGAGAAATGACTTCATTCATGACAAGGGATTTAGGCACCCAAACTCTGTCATCTATAAAGCTATTAGTGACGTGAGTCTTTTTTAGGCAACCAAAACACACAACCTCAAGGAAATCCCCACCAGAAACACTGAGGCTGCAAAATGGAAGAAACCTGCAGAGGAAAAATACAAGCTCAACTGGGATGCCTCTCTCAATGACTCAAGAGGACTAATAGGCATTGGAGCTATAATCCAAGATAGCAATGGGAGAGTTCTTGGCACACTCAGAGCTAGACGTAACATGAAGCTATCACCCTTTACATTAGAAACATATGCTCTAATGGTTGCAGTCCTATTTAGTAAAGAAGTTGGATTCAGTGAGATTTATCTAGAGGGCGACTCCCTTCAAGTGGTGGAGAAGTTGAAGAAATCAGCTGAGGATTGGAGTCCAGGAGGCCTAATGATTGAAGGCATAAAGATTGTTCTTCGATCCTTTGTTTTATGGACTATTTGTCACACTAGAAGGGATGCTAATATGGCAGCTCACATTCTAGCCAATGATGTCCTTTTAAGTGAAGTTGATCACTATGATATAGAGGAGACCCCTAATTGTATCAAGCAAATAGTTATTTCTGATGCTATGTAATCTGTTTGCTTATATAATAAAGTTcttctcatttaaaaatatatatatatattttatggcctaataaattcttaatatattctttttgataaatatattaggaaattattaatactaatatacattattatataatgtatattaattacaatttacattttatggcctaatactaatagtctaaaactatattactattagtaagtaatatattttaagtctatatataaattactatataaatcactataccaaataattatatatgaaataatgatatagtaatactaatattatcattatcaatgatataattataataaattaaaatcattataacaaatattaatatatagttattctaatcactataactaatactaatatatatagtaataatattaaaaccgaaaaatcAGACCAAATTGAATCGAAACCAGTAAAACTGGAGGCAAATGTTTAGAAGAGTAATCGGTGCATaatcagttttaaaaaatgtaaaatcaaTGCATATTGGTTCGGTactaaattttgttcaaaaccaAACTGGTTATAGCCCTAGTTTCGAGTTTGGCACTTCAAGTCAACAACTCCAGCTCGATCATCAATTCCACACAAGCTCCACCGTTTGAGCATTACCATTGGTTTATCAAAGTTATatctaaaatttagctaaaagtatatatttttaataacaaaatttttatatacattcatttttatatactatttatatattttattaatgtgattgactgatcaatttttttaaatataaaataactgttttgatcaattacatcagtaaaatatgtgaaaagtacgtaaaagtgactttataatttacttttttcataacTTTAAAGCCATTCAAATCATAACTTTATGTtagattagttaaaataataatataatattattttttaataataattcctatttttatttttttattatgatatTCTAACCCTccgtaattaataatttaatttaggaaATGTCAACTACTCCAGCAAAGTTAAGAGATATAAAGTCAAAAATTTGAATTCACAGTTCCAGTGCTGGGTTCTTCTTACTCTCTTCCGCCGCCCCTCTTCTCCTTCGTTGGGAACCCTAACTTAACGCCAGTCGCCACGTCGGTAAGTACTCCGGAACCGCCCGTATCTCTCTATCTCGCGCGCTCTCGCTCTAACCCTCGGTCGGCATCTCCATTTAGGACCTCTCCGGTGACCATCGAAGGCCTCCGGACGCCACCAAGTTACGTATcagttcctctctctcttttttcgtcCCGGGAtatattctctctctcactctcggTCTCTCCCTCCCTCAGACGTTCTCTTTTCTCTCCACAGTGAGTGCCGCCGTCCTCGCACCCCAAGCACGTTGTCATTCCATTACATCCTAAGACTCTCTGAGATCATTAAAAGTGAAGCTGAAATGGATGAGGTACAGGATGGTACTGAGAAATGTGTCTTTTTGGGAATGCAAAAGGGCCTCCGAATCTCCTCACTTGATGGCGACGacggagaagaagaagaaccgcCACCACAGCAGCAGCTAGAAGTATTTGCTGCAtatgaagaagacgaagaagaagaagaagatttcgTGATTTTAGGTTTTCTTGAGAAGCCTAAGAATC
Coding sequences within it:
- the LOC122289799 gene encoding uncharacterized mitochondrial protein AtMg01250-like translates to MENNLIDLITRCISSVFYSILLNGEPQPFFKPTRGLRKGDPLSPYLFILCAEALSWSLHKAKKKVAISSVPMGKGPTQISHLFFADDSLIFCKANSLEWSRLMEILNQYECASGQVLNKEKSSIYFSKNTPDENKRTIL